One window of the Klebsiella sp. WP3-W18-ESBL-02 genome contains the following:
- a CDS encoding tRNA/rRNA methyltransferase, translating to MRLSIVLVSPARAENIGAAARAMKTMGFNDLRIVDSVAHLEPAAGWVAHGSSDILEGITCYPTLAEALHDVDFTVATTARSRARFHYYATPQELVPMLAEKAQWMGHAALVFGREDSGLTNDELALADVLTGVPMVADYPSLNLGQAVMVYCYQLSSLLQTANPVVTESDENQLIALRARITRLLERLEVAGDVKLADWLQQRIGLLEQRDTAMLHRLLHDIEKNIPE from the coding sequence ATGCGCTTATCTATTGTGCTGGTTTCGCCAGCAAGGGCCGAAAATATCGGCGCCGCCGCCCGGGCCATGAAAACGATGGGATTTAACGACCTACGTATTGTCGATAGCGTTGCCCATCTGGAACCGGCGGCCGGGTGGGTCGCTCACGGCTCTTCTGACATCCTCGAAGGCATTACCTGCTATCCCACGCTGGCAGAGGCGCTTCACGATGTGGACTTCACCGTTGCCACGACGGCGCGCAGCCGCGCACGCTTTCACTACTACGCGACGCCGCAGGAGCTGGTGCCGATGCTGGCGGAAAAAGCGCAGTGGATGGGCCATGCGGCGCTGGTGTTTGGTCGTGAAGATTCCGGGCTCACCAACGATGAGCTGGCGTTAGCCGATGTGTTAACCGGCGTACCGATGGTGGCTGATTATCCTTCATTGAATCTCGGGCAGGCGGTGATGGTTTATTGTTATCAGCTCTCGTCACTGTTACAAACGGCAAACCCGGTAGTCACGGAGAGTGACGAAAATCAGCTGATTGCGTTAAGAGCGCGTATCACGCGTTTGCTTGAACGACTCGAGGTGGCTGGAGATGTAAAACTGGCCGACTGGCTGCAACAACGTATTGGCTTACTCGAGCAACGTGATACGGCAATGTTGCACAGATTACTGCATGATATTGAAAAAAATATTCCAGAGTAA
- the arcA gene encoding two-component system response regulator ArcA has protein sequence MQTPHILIVEDELVTRNTLKSIFEAEGYDVFEATDGAEMHQILSENDINLVIMDINLPGKNGLLLARELREQANVALMFLTGRDNEVDKILGLEIGADDYITKPFNPRELTIRARNLLSRTMNLGTVSEERRSVESYKFNGWELDINSRSLVSPNGEQYKLPRSEFRAMLHFCENPGKIQSRAELLKKMTGRELKPHDRTVDVTIRRIRKHFESTPDTPEIIATIHGEGYRFCGELQE, from the coding sequence ATGCAGACCCCGCACATTCTTATCGTTGAAGACGAGTTGGTAACACGCAACACGTTAAAAAGTATTTTCGAAGCAGAAGGCTACGATGTTTTCGAAGCGACCGATGGCGCGGAAATGCATCAGATCCTGTCTGAAAATGATATCAACCTGGTAATCATGGATATCAACCTGCCAGGGAAAAATGGCCTGCTGCTGGCGCGCGAACTGCGTGAGCAAGCGAACGTTGCCCTGATGTTCCTGACCGGCCGCGACAATGAAGTCGACAAAATCCTCGGTCTGGAAATTGGCGCAGATGATTACATCACCAAGCCGTTCAACCCGCGTGAACTGACCATCCGTGCGCGCAACCTGCTGTCCCGTACCATGAACCTGGGTACCGTCAGCGAAGAACGCCGTAGCGTAGAAAGCTACAAGTTCAACGGCTGGGAGCTGGACATCAACAGCCGCTCTCTGGTGAGCCCGAACGGCGAGCAGTACAAGCTGCCGCGCAGTGAATTCCGCGCGATGCTGCACTTCTGTGAGAACCCGGGCAAGATTCAGTCTCGTGCTGAACTGCTGAAGAAAATGACCGGCCGTGAGCTGAAGCCGCACGACCGTACGGTTGACGTGACCATTCGTCGCATCCGTAAGCATTTTGAGTCTACGCCGGATACGCCGGAAATCATCGCCACCATTCACGGCGAAGGTTACCGCTTCTGCGGCGAGCTGCAGGAATAA
- the creA gene encoding protein CreA, whose protein sequence is MKYKKLMAGLLLSVSSLAAHAEQIGSVDTVFKMFGPDHKIVVEAFDDPDVQNVTCYVSRAKTGGIKGGLGLAEDTSDAAISCQQIGPVTLSDKIKNGKADGDVVFKKRTSLVFKSLQVVRFYDKKRNVLAYLAYSDKVVDGSPKNAISAVPIMPWSVEAK, encoded by the coding sequence ATGAAATACAAGAAATTAATGGCTGGCCTGTTGCTCAGCGTCTCCAGCCTGGCGGCCCACGCGGAGCAGATTGGTTCTGTTGATACGGTTTTCAAAATGTTCGGGCCCGATCATAAAATCGTGGTAGAAGCGTTTGACGATCCGGACGTGCAGAATGTCACCTGCTACGTGAGCCGAGCGAAGACTGGCGGTATTAAAGGGGGGCTGGGGCTGGCTGAAGACACCTCAGATGCGGCGATTTCCTGCCAGCAGATTGGGCCGGTTACCCTCAGCGACAAAATTAAGAATGGCAAAGCGGACGGTGACGTGGTCTTTAAAAAGCGCACGTCGCTGGTGTTTAAATCACTACAGGTTGTGCGGTTCTACGATAAGAAACGTAACGTGCTGGCCTACTTAGCCTATTCAGACAAAGTCGTTGACGGTTCGCCAAAGAATGCGATCAGCGCGGTACCTATTATGCCGTGGAGCGTCGAAGCGAAGTAG